In Chryseobacterium oranimense, a single window of DNA contains:
- a CDS encoding tetratricopeptide repeat protein, translating to MKTTSEYKRKGDFEGALKFNTHALTESENNGDIKEIILVYTNIGSILCSFSKHKESLEYLDKAKKELSSISSPFLTANLYNEYGRNYTRLGLFGQSNTAFNKAEQYIRKISNEKQRKFLLFYNYSWKRTNFIRAKDVDSLHHVEKKMLAIMPGTLTYTRIADGFIDKKIHLDSAGYYMDKAILNFNTASISEKAVALFSYGDLYNAKGDKRKALEYYLKTVDIFEQTKNKPALLTVYDTISSVYKSFHEIEKSNEYLRKYTVLNDSLNKNEKEAVNLAVNKLIELNHEEKDQERKIFYLIVFLIVTVFIGLTYFIRKIYLKNELKKDKLLEKKTIEAETLKLKVNDSFDEIIQLMESRSPLFLKRFKEVYPEFYEKLLKHTSELTEHDIKFSAYLRLNLTNKEICQYENISLRGVETKRYRLKKKLKLSQDVELQKWILDL from the coding sequence ATGAAAACAACATCCGAATATAAAAGGAAGGGTGATTTTGAAGGAGCCTTGAAATTTAATACCCATGCACTTACAGAATCCGAAAATAATGGAGATATAAAAGAAATTATTTTGGTGTATACCAATATAGGAAGTATTCTCTGCAGTTTTAGCAAGCATAAAGAAAGCCTGGAGTATCTGGACAAGGCAAAAAAAGAATTAAGCAGCATCAGTTCTCCTTTTCTTACTGCAAATCTATATAATGAATACGGTAGAAACTATACCCGGTTAGGGTTATTTGGGCAGTCCAATACTGCTTTTAACAAGGCGGAACAATACATCAGGAAGATATCAAATGAAAAGCAAAGAAAATTTCTTCTGTTTTATAATTATTCCTGGAAACGTACAAACTTTATAAGAGCTAAAGACGTTGATTCTTTACATCATGTTGAGAAGAAAATGCTGGCTATAATGCCCGGTACGCTGACCTATACAAGAATAGCAGATGGTTTTATTGATAAAAAGATTCATTTGGATTCTGCAGGCTATTATATGGATAAGGCGATTCTCAATTTCAACACGGCAAGTATTTCTGAAAAAGCGGTAGCACTTTTTAGTTATGGAGATCTTTACAATGCCAAAGGAGATAAAAGAAAAGCTTTAGAATATTATTTGAAGACTGTTGATATTTTTGAGCAGACGAAAAATAAACCTGCCTTACTTACGGTATATGATACAATTTCCAGTGTTTACAAATCATTTCATGAGATTGAAAAATCAAATGAATACCTGAGAAAATACACTGTTTTAAATGATAGTCTGAATAAAAATGAGAAAGAAGCAGTCAATCTGGCCGTTAATAAACTGATTGAACTGAATCATGAAGAAAAAGATCAGGAGAGGAAAATATTCTATCTGATCGTTTTCTTAATTGTTACGGTCTTTATAGGGCTGACATATTTTATTCGGAAAATCTACCTTAAAAATGAGTTGAAAAAAGATAAACTGCTTGAGAAAAAAACAATTGAAGCTGAGACCCTTAAATTAAAGGTAAATGACTCATTTGATGAAATTATACAGCTTATGGAAAGCCGGAGCCCTCTATTTCTGAAACGTTTTAAAGAAGTATATCCCGAGTTTTATGAAAAATTGCTGAAACATACTTCTGAGCTTACAGAGCATGATATTAAGTTCAGTGCTTATCTTAGATTAAACCTGACCAATAAAGAAATCTGCCAATATGAAAACATTAGTTTGAGAGGTGTGGAGACCAAGAGGTACAGGCTTAAGAAAAAATTGAAACTGTCGCAAGATGTAGAGCTTCAGAAATGGATATTGGACCTGTAG
- a CDS encoding NrtR DNA-binding winged helix domain-containing protein, translated as MNQNFIHTYVSVDCVVFGFDHENRLNILLVQRHVDDVPLEKQIKLPGSLIFSDEDVDDAAQRVLHELTGIKKMVLKQFKCFADPMRASNVHDIKWMDQEYKHHIDRIITVAYLSLCKIDHKINSTKYDTVDWYPVDEVPVLPFDHNKIINESLMEIRKWIESDFSIIFELLPKRFTIRQLYQLYSALNEKNIDIKNFHKKISSFPYIVPLDEIQKDVSHRAARYYRFDAKIYKKNNTKLIK; from the coding sequence ATGAATCAGAACTTTATCCATACCTATGTCTCTGTAGATTGTGTTGTCTTTGGATTTGACCATGAAAACAGGTTGAATATATTACTTGTACAACGCCACGTTGATGATGTACCATTGGAAAAACAAATCAAACTTCCAGGCAGCTTGATTTTCAGTGACGAAGATGTAGATGATGCTGCACAAAGAGTACTTCATGAACTTACAGGGATTAAAAAAATGGTTCTCAAACAGTTCAAATGCTTTGCAGACCCTATGAGAGCAAGCAATGTACATGATATCAAATGGATGGATCAGGAATATAAGCATCATATAGACAGGATCATTACAGTGGCCTACCTTTCCCTTTGTAAAATAGATCATAAGATCAACAGCACAAAATATGATACCGTAGACTGGTACCCTGTTGATGAGGTTCCGGTACTGCCTTTTGATCATAACAAAATTATCAATGAATCATTGATGGAGATCAGAAAATGGATTGAGTCCGATTTTTCCATTATTTTTGAGCTGCTGCCGAAAAGATTCACCATAAGACAGCTCTATCAGCTTTACAGCGCTTTAAATGAAAAGAATATTGATATAAAGAATTTTCATAAAAAAATATCTTCATTCCCCTATATTGTTCCCTTGGATGAAATTCAAAAAGATGTATCACACCGTGCGGCAAGATATTACAGATTTGACGCTAAGATTTACAAGAAAAACAATACAAAACTTATAAAATAA
- a CDS encoding xylulokinase gives MYLLGYDIGSSSVKVCLIEASSGKVIASEFSPKKEMKITAINPGWAEQNPVDWWTNLKLAHEAVMHESGVHAEDIKGIGITWQMHGLILVDKEQNLLRPSIIWCDSRAVPYGEKAFKTIGEEKCLSHLLNSPGNFTASKLAWVKENEPEIFEKIDKIMLPGDYIAMRLSGQIGMTIEGLSEGIFWDFKNNCISEDIINYYGIPRSFFPEIVPTFGIQATVSRTAAEELGLKEGTPISYRAGDQPNNALSLNVFNPGEIASTAGTSGVVYGVLDQLEYDKLSRVNTFAHVNYTPEQIRLGVLLCINGTGILNSWLKHNFATSLSSYGDMNDMASLSPIGSKGLSIIPFGNGAERVLENKDTSCSIHGINFNIHSKGDILRAAQEGIVFSYEYGMDIMRNIGMDIQVVRAGNANMFLSSIFRQSLSSVSNAVIELYDTDGAVGAARAAGMGIGFYSDSREAFSSLEKIAVIEPEHEKQEQYLEAYARWKHHLNEII, from the coding sequence ATGTACTTACTAGGCTATGACATTGGCAGTTCTTCTGTGAAAGTTTGTCTCATCGAGGCATCCAGTGGAAAAGTGATTGCTTCTGAATTTTCTCCCAAAAAAGAAATGAAAATCACTGCTATCAATCCCGGATGGGCTGAGCAAAATCCGGTCGACTGGTGGACCAATCTGAAATTGGCACATGAAGCTGTTATGCATGAATCCGGAGTACATGCTGAAGATATTAAAGGAATCGGAATTACCTGGCAGATGCATGGTTTGATTCTGGTAGATAAGGAACAGAATCTGTTAAGACCGTCCATTATCTGGTGCGACAGCCGTGCTGTGCCTTATGGTGAAAAAGCTTTCAAAACCATAGGAGAAGAAAAATGTCTTTCTCATCTGTTGAATTCACCGGGAAATTTTACAGCGTCAAAGCTGGCATGGGTAAAAGAAAACGAACCTGAAATTTTTGAAAAAATAGACAAAATCATGCTTCCCGGAGACTATATTGCCATGAGACTTTCGGGGCAGATAGGAATGACCATTGAAGGATTGTCAGAAGGGATCTTCTGGGATTTTAAAAACAACTGTATTTCAGAAGATATCATTAACTACTATGGAATTCCGAGAAGCTTTTTCCCTGAAATTGTGCCTACATTTGGTATTCAGGCAACAGTTTCCAGAACTGCAGCTGAAGAATTAGGCTTAAAAGAAGGTACACCTATTTCATACAGGGCAGGAGACCAGCCCAACAATGCGCTTTCTCTTAATGTCTTTAATCCTGGCGAAATTGCCTCTACAGCAGGAACTTCGGGAGTGGTCTATGGAGTTCTGGACCAGTTAGAGTATGATAAATTATCAAGGGTTAATACATTTGCCCATGTCAATTACACACCGGAACAGATCAGGCTGGGAGTTTTATTGTGCATCAACGGAACCGGTATTTTGAATTCCTGGCTAAAGCATAATTTCGCCACCTCACTTTCTTCTTACGGAGATATGAATGATATGGCCTCACTTTCACCTATCGGGTCAAAAGGATTAAGTATTATTCCTTTCGGAAACGGAGCGGAAAGAGTTTTGGAAAATAAAGATACAAGCTGTTCTATTCACGGAATTAACTTCAATATCCATTCAAAAGGTGATATTCTTCGCGCAGCCCAGGAAGGTATTGTATTCTCTTACGAATACGGAATGGATATCATGAGAAATATCGGGATGGATATCCAGGTGGTCCGTGCAGGAAATGCCAATATGTTTTTAAGTTCAATTTTTCGCCAGTCGCTATCCAGTGTCAGCAATGCGGTTATTGAACTTTATGATACCGATGGAGCGGTAGGAGCAGCAAGAGCTGCCGGAATGGGAATAGGATTTTATTCAGATTCCCGAGAAGCATTTTCTTCACTTGAAAAAATAGCGGTGATAGAGCCAGAACACGAAAAACAAGAACAATATTTAGAAGCTTATGCCAGATGGAAACATCATCTTAACGAAATAATCTAG
- the xylA gene encoding xylose isomerase produces MNTLTGTKEFFTGIEKIKFEGKESKNPLAFRYYDAEKMVMGKPMKDWTRFAMAWWHTLCANGSDPFGGPTIHHPWDIGNDPVTRAMHKMDAGFEFMSKMGFNYYCFHDIDLVDPANNWKDYEKNLQTIVEYAKQKQQETGIKLLWGTANVFTHERYMNGASTNPNFDVVACAATQVKNSIDATIALGGENYVFWGGREGYMSLLNTDMKREKDHLARFLSMSRDYARQQGFKGTFLIEPKPMEPTKHQYDYDSETVIGFLRHYGLDKDFKLNIEVNHATLAGHTFEHELQAAVDAGLLGSIDANRGDYQNGWDTDQFPIDYYDMVQAWLVLLPAGGLGNGGVNFDAKIRRNSIDAEDLFISHISGMDVFAKGLLAAADILENSDYKKLRTDRYASFDNGNGKAFEEGTLTLEDLQRIAHEIGEPQPKSGKQELFEAIVNMYI; encoded by the coding sequence ATGAACACTTTAACAGGTACAAAAGAGTTTTTTACAGGTATCGAAAAAATTAAGTTTGAAGGAAAGGAAAGCAAAAATCCACTGGCATTCCGCTATTATGATGCGGAAAAGATGGTGATGGGAAAACCTATGAAAGACTGGACCAGATTTGCAATGGCATGGTGGCATACCTTATGTGCAAACGGAAGCGATCCGTTCGGAGGACCTACCATCCACCACCCATGGGATATCGGAAATGATCCGGTAACCAGAGCAATGCACAAAATGGACGCGGGTTTTGAATTCATGTCCAAAATGGGCTTCAATTATTATTGTTTCCATGATATCGATCTGGTAGACCCTGCCAATAACTGGAAAGACTATGAGAAAAACCTTCAGACTATTGTAGAATACGCAAAACAAAAGCAGCAGGAAACAGGAATTAAGCTTTTATGGGGAACAGCGAATGTTTTCACCCATGAAAGATACATGAACGGTGCTTCTACCAACCCGAATTTTGATGTTGTAGCATGCGCAGCAACACAGGTGAAAAACTCTATAGATGCTACGATAGCACTTGGCGGTGAAAACTACGTATTCTGGGGTGGGAGAGAAGGATATATGAGCCTTTTAAACACTGATATGAAGCGTGAAAAAGATCACCTGGCCCGTTTCCTTTCCATGTCAAGAGACTATGCACGTCAGCAAGGCTTTAAAGGAACTTTCCTGATCGAACCAAAACCGATGGAGCCTACCAAGCATCAGTATGATTACGATTCTGAAACCGTAATAGGATTCCTGAGACACTATGGATTAGATAAAGATTTTAAATTGAATATCGAGGTAAATCACGCTACATTGGCTGGCCATACATTCGAACATGAACTTCAGGCGGCTGTTGATGCAGGTCTTTTAGGAAGCATTGATGCCAACAGAGGAGATTATCAGAACGGCTGGGATACCGATCAGTTCCCGATCGATTATTATGACATGGTTCAGGCTTGGTTGGTGCTTCTTCCGGCAGGAGGATTAGGAAATGGCGGAGTCAATTTCGATGCGAAGATCAGAAGAAATTCTATTGATGCTGAAGATTTATTTATTTCCCACATTTCAGGAATGGATGTATTCGCCAAAGGCCTTCTTGCTGCGGCGGATATTCTTGAGAATTCGGATTACAAAAAACTGAGAACAGACCGATACGCTTCTTTTGATAATGGAAACGGAAAAGCATTCGAGGAGGGTACCCTTACACTGGAAGATCTTCAGAGAATAGCCCACGAAATCGGCGAACCACAGCCAAAAAGCGGAAAACAGGAATTGTTTGAAGCTATCGTGAATATGTACATATAA
- a CDS encoding SusC/RagA family TonB-linked outer membrane protein — protein sequence MNRFYFNKSNRAALFFAMTLLPSGIAYSQVKKDTVAKENKIEEVVVIGYGTQKKEAVTGSVASLSGSAIKEVPSANITEAIQGRLPGVDIGRTSTKPGAVQQIRIRGERSLTGSNDPLIVLDGIPFVGSLGDISPSDIKTLDVLKDASATAIYGSRGANGVIIITTNRGGKGQRARFSYNAYTGFQTLFSKYPIMDGPKLAKLRADANLFTNGPDENNGTNTDWQDQYYGVGLMMNHDVAVTGGTEKGGYNFGVAYFQQNGVVPLQKYKRLSIRGALDQEINSWLKVGFSTNSNFSVNDFNGVSGAPVLGYSPLVSPYLADGSPRLRTTFANVDQTALQTRSILEGLGDAYADRTNAFSSYNNLYGEIKIPGVEGLKYRLNVGLTYRNSNSGYYLGTGALNYQPATLSSASIGNSLTTQWVLENLVTYDRSFGKHKINATALYSAEQTRFNSSSIAARDVPIDAFQYFNLGHAQGEITIDPNNQGYWRRGLMSFMGRAMYQYDNRYMLTATVRSDGASVLAKGHQWHTYPAISVGWNVANESFLRNSKYINMLKLRAGYGQTSNQAVAPYTTFGSLSTTPYNFGSTNVIGSYVNTAPNASLGWEFSKTWNYGVDFSIFNKRITGTVEYYVTNTEKLLLSKGLPQSSGLGSVTENVGASQNKGLEISLNAVVIDNPDGFSWEVGGNLSANRNKITALASGMDRNVNNLWFVGYNINALYDYQYVGLWQQGDPYLNILEPQVGAAPGMIKVLYTGEYNADGTPKRAINEADRQIINTNPDFIGGFNTRLAYKNIDLSIVGAFQKGGVLISSIYGSAGYLNRLTGRGNNVDVDYWTEENPDVRYPKPGGLLSGDNPKYASTLALFDASFVKIRTITLGYNFNKNALESLGVSNLRLYVTVQNPFVFGSPYYRHSGMDPEPNSRGNENQAVNSYKANQLIIGTNNPSTRNYMMGLNLTF from the coding sequence ATGAACCGATTTTATTTCAATAAAAGCAATAGGGCAGCATTATTTTTTGCAATGACTTTATTGCCTTCCGGCATAGCATATTCACAGGTTAAAAAAGATACGGTAGCTAAAGAAAATAAAATAGAAGAAGTTGTCGTAATCGGATATGGTACACAGAAAAAAGAAGCTGTTACCGGATCTGTTGCTTCCTTAAGTGGTAGCGCTATAAAAGAAGTACCTTCCGCCAACATTACAGAAGCAATTCAGGGCCGTCTTCCCGGAGTCGATATTGGAAGGACTTCAACAAAACCGGGAGCTGTGCAGCAGATTCGTATCAGAGGTGAACGTTCTTTAACGGGATCCAATGATCCTTTGATTGTATTGGACGGTATTCCGTTCGTTGGATCTTTGGGGGATATAAGTCCGTCAGACATTAAGACTTTGGATGTTCTTAAAGATGCTTCCGCTACTGCTATTTATGGTTCCCGTGGTGCCAATGGAGTTATTATCATCACTACCAACAGAGGAGGAAAAGGGCAAAGAGCGAGATTTTCGTATAATGCCTATACCGGATTTCAGACTTTGTTTTCTAAATACCCGATAATGGATGGTCCTAAGCTTGCAAAACTAAGAGCTGACGCTAATCTCTTTACAAACGGTCCGGATGAGAATAACGGAACAAATACAGATTGGCAGGATCAATATTATGGGGTTGGATTGATGATGAATCATGATGTTGCAGTTACAGGGGGAACGGAAAAAGGAGGGTATAATTTCGGGGTTGCCTATTTTCAGCAAAATGGAGTGGTGCCTTTGCAAAAATATAAAAGGCTTTCCATAAGAGGAGCTCTGGACCAGGAAATTAATTCATGGTTAAAGGTTGGGTTTTCAACGAATTCCAATTTTTCGGTGAATGATTTTAATGGAGTAAGCGGGGCACCTGTCTTGGGGTATTCACCATTGGTAAGTCCCTATCTTGCAGACGGATCACCAAGGTTAAGAACAACATTCGCAAACGTTGACCAGACAGCTCTGCAAACAAGATCAATTTTAGAAGGTTTAGGTGATGCTTATGCAGACCGTACCAATGCTTTCAGTTCTTATAATAATTTGTATGGAGAAATTAAAATTCCAGGGGTTGAAGGTCTTAAATACAGATTAAACGTTGGTTTAACCTACAGAAACTCAAACAGTGGCTATTATCTCGGAACAGGTGCATTAAACTATCAACCGGCAACTTTATCTTCAGCAAGCATAGGCAACTCTCTGACCACACAATGGGTTTTAGAAAATCTGGTAACCTACGACAGAAGTTTTGGTAAGCATAAAATTAATGCAACAGCTTTATATTCAGCTGAGCAGACAAGGTTTAACAGCTCGTCGATTGCTGCCCGTGATGTGCCTATTGATGCTTTTCAGTATTTCAATTTAGGTCATGCACAAGGTGAAATAACCATAGATCCTAACAACCAGGGATACTGGAGAAGAGGGCTGATGTCTTTCATGGGAAGAGCAATGTACCAATATGATAACCGTTATATGCTGACGGCAACAGTAAGATCAGACGGTGCTTCGGTATTGGCAAAAGGGCATCAGTGGCATACTTATCCGGCAATTTCGGTAGGGTGGAATGTAGCGAATGAAAGTTTTCTCCGAAATTCGAAATACATCAATATGCTAAAGTTACGGGCTGGCTATGGTCAGACATCCAATCAGGCTGTGGCTCCATACACCACTTTTGGTAGCTTAAGTACTACTCCTTATAATTTTGGAAGTACAAATGTTATAGGGAGTTATGTAAATACAGCTCCAAATGCGTCTTTAGGATGGGAGTTTTCGAAAACCTGGAATTATGGTGTAGATTTCTCGATTTTTAATAAAAGAATAACAGGTACTGTAGAATATTATGTGACCAATACCGAAAAATTATTGCTGAGTAAAGGATTACCTCAATCCAGTGGATTAGGTTCAGTTACCGAGAATGTGGGTGCATCTCAGAATAAAGGTTTAGAGATATCGCTTAATGCAGTGGTGATTGATAATCCTGATGGTTTCAGCTGGGAAGTGGGAGGTAACTTATCTGCAAACAGGAATAAAATTACAGCGCTTGCTTCCGGAATGGATAGAAACGTGAACAATTTATGGTTTGTAGGTTATAATATCAATGCCCTGTACGATTATCAATACGTTGGTCTTTGGCAGCAGGGAGATCCTTATTTGAATATTCTGGAGCCACAGGTTGGGGCAGCACCGGGAATGATCAAAGTATTATATACCGGAGAATACAATGCTGATGGTACACCAAAGAGAGCAATCAATGAAGCCGACAGACAGATCATCAACACCAATCCCGATTTCATCGGTGGTTTCAATACAAGACTTGCGTATAAAAATATAGATTTAAGCATTGTAGGCGCTTTCCAGAAAGGAGGGGTACTGATCAGTTCTATTTATGGTTCAGCCGGTTACCTTAACAGGTTAACAGGTAGAGGAAATAACGTGGATGTAGATTACTGGACCGAGGAAAATCCTGATGTAAGATACCCGAAACCAGGTGGATTGCTAAGTGGTGACAACCCTAAATATGCCTCAACTCTTGCTCTGTTTGATGCATCTTTTGTGAAAATCAGAACAATTACCTTAGGATATAATTTTAATAAAAATGCTCTGGAGAGCTTAGGCGTTAGTAATCTTCGACTGTATGTTACTGTACAGAATCCGTTTGTATTCGGTTCTCCTTATTACAGACATTCAGGTATGGATCCGGAGCCCAATTCAAGAGGTAATGAAAATCAGGCTGTAAACTCATATAAGGCAAATCAGCTTATTATAGGTACAAACAACCCGTCTACGAGAAATTATATGATGGGGCTAAATCTAACCTTTTAA
- a CDS encoding RagB/SusD family nutrient uptake outer membrane protein, which produces MINLNKKFIAALFLASVAFTTTGCNEILDEQPRGIYTPEDFTTERGISQGVTSLYRQLRLLYGNGYWLNANMTGTDEATWGQSADGNFKDLDMTGGAGSINSNTFPTSMVWGSVFPSINTANGIIQNGSGAGIAESLISEARFFRSFYYFLLVQTYGGVPLDLGSGELAFNINPKTTSVRNTVTEVYTKAIFPDLIKAVENLPASPRVKGGVTKNVARLYLAKAYLTYGWWLQNPKSIPTYPDTPRTDPDGHNAQWYFQQAYDVALAAINNPGPYALQPTYYDVNLGSNDRNSECMLYADHTETSAYFNEGVIQASYGDGWSPNNFASWMMTWNYTNLKSSTSPTTWTPASSVQRAAFQPLGRPWVRMAPTIEVIKNTFSDKTNDSRYDGTFTTVYRGNWDKEGTGLTNVGTLYNANNLPIQPNAPVLTFLNDDSETPTYPTNAGQSGIGAGTLPGRADWVVAPNGISRIVYPGIWKIGPYRTDNGNGLGYPNTSHTRPFYAAKFSELYFIAAEAAVKGASGAVSARDLINVIRARAGKWRWDNNGNVTKIQDNSAAMIAATPSTITIDYILAERSREYFGEGYRWYDLVRTQTWADKAASYSIGGANYGNHAPQTVTRTIQPFHYLRPIPQGQLDAMEVSADIKAKYQNPGY; this is translated from the coding sequence ATGATCAATCTAAATAAAAAATTCATTGCTGCTTTATTTCTAGCTTCAGTAGCATTTACAACTACAGGTTGTAATGAGATATTGGATGAACAGCCAAGAGGAATTTATACTCCGGAAGACTTTACAACGGAAAGAGGGATATCACAGGGTGTTACGTCTTTATACAGACAGCTAAGATTGCTTTACGGAAACGGTTATTGGTTAAATGCCAATATGACGGGAACAGATGAAGCCACCTGGGGGCAGAGCGCAGACGGTAATTTTAAGGATCTTGATATGACAGGTGGTGCAGGCAGCATCAATTCCAACACCTTTCCTACAAGTATGGTATGGGGATCTGTATTTCCATCGATTAATACTGCAAATGGAATTATTCAGAACGGATCCGGGGCGGGTATAGCAGAATCACTGATTTCGGAAGCAAGATTTTTCCGTTCTTTCTATTATTTTCTGTTAGTGCAGACCTATGGAGGGGTACCTCTTGATCTGGGGTCCGGAGAACTTGCTTTTAATATCAATCCAAAAACGACTTCAGTTAGAAATACGGTTACGGAAGTATACACTAAGGCAATCTTCCCGGATTTAATTAAAGCTGTGGAAAATCTTCCTGCTAGCCCGCGGGTGAAAGGCGGAGTGACCAAAAATGTAGCCCGTTTATATTTGGCAAAAGCCTACTTAACTTATGGATGGTGGCTGCAAAACCCTAAAAGCATACCGACATATCCTGACACTCCTCGTACAGATCCTGATGGGCACAATGCACAATGGTATTTTCAGCAGGCTTATGATGTTGCTTTAGCCGCCATTAATAATCCCGGACCTTACGCATTGCAACCCACTTATTATGACGTTAATTTAGGATCAAATGACCGTAATAGTGAATGTATGCTGTACGCAGACCATACAGAAACCAGTGCTTATTTCAATGAAGGGGTAATTCAGGCAAGCTATGGGGATGGATGGTCACCGAATAATTTCGCATCCTGGATGATGACATGGAACTATACCAATCTTAAAAGCAGTACCTCTCCAACAACATGGACTCCGGCAAGTTCTGTACAGCGTGCAGCTTTCCAGCCGCTGGGAAGACCTTGGGTGAGAATGGCTCCTACCATAGAAGTCATTAAAAATACATTCTCAGATAAAACCAATGATTCAAGATATGACGGAACATTTACAACAGTATACCGCGGTAACTGGGATAAAGAAGGAACCGGGCTTACCAATGTAGGAACGCTTTATAATGCCAATAATCTTCCAATACAGCCTAATGCTCCGGTTTTAACCTTTTTAAATGACGATTCTGAGACACCAACGTATCCAACCAATGCAGGCCAAAGCGGAATCGGTGCCGGTACACTTCCGGGAAGAGCTGATTGGGTGGTTGCACCTAACGGAATCAGCAGAATTGTGTATCCGGGGATCTGGAAAATTGGTCCTTACAGAACAGACAACGGAAATGGGTTAGGCTATCCAAATACAAGTCATACACGCCCTTTCTATGCAGCAAAATTCTCCGAACTGTATTTTATTGCAGCAGAAGCGGCTGTAAAAGGAGCGTCCGGCGCAGTGTCTGCCAGAGATTTAATTAATGTGATCCGTGCAAGAGCAGGAAAATGGCGTTGGGATAATAACGGAAATGTGACAAAAATACAGGATAACAGTGCTGCTATGATCGCAGCGACACCATCAACTATAACGATTGATTACATCTTGGCAGAAAGATCCAGAGAATATTTTGGCGAAGGCTACAGATGGTATGATTTGGTAAGAACCCAGACCTGGGCAGATAAGGCTGCATCATACTCCATTGGGGGAGCAAATTATGGAAATCATGCGCCACAAACAGTTACCAGGACAATACAACCTTTCCACTATCTGAGACCTATCCCTCAGGGACAGCTGGATGCTATGGAAGTATCTGCAGATATTAAGGCAAAATATCAGAATCCCGGATACTAA